A region of Halalkaliarchaeum desulfuricum DNA encodes the following proteins:
- a CDS encoding HemK2/MTQ2 family protein methyltransferase, which translates to MARPDDLAERRGLETDVYQPAEDSALLASATVEAVEAGDAVLEVGTGSGWVAAQVRETREARVIAADVNPHACRQARDRGLEVVRADLVSPFRTDSFDVVTFNPPYLPTDPDNEWDDWMEAALSGGETGRRLVEPFLEEVGRVLASSGCVLLLVSSLTDREVVESIAADAGFETEAVREESYPFETLWVLRLFPVGPDTS; encoded by the coding sequence GTGGCCCGCCCCGACGACCTCGCGGAGCGACGCGGGCTGGAAACCGACGTCTACCAGCCGGCGGAAGATTCTGCGCTGCTGGCGTCGGCGACGGTCGAGGCCGTCGAGGCCGGCGACGCGGTGCTCGAGGTCGGAACCGGATCCGGCTGGGTCGCAGCCCAGGTCCGGGAGACCCGCGAGGCTCGTGTGATCGCCGCCGACGTCAATCCGCACGCCTGCAGGCAGGCGCGCGATCGTGGGCTGGAGGTGGTGCGGGCCGATCTCGTTTCCCCGTTCCGAACGGACAGCTTCGACGTGGTCACGTTCAACCCGCCGTACCTCCCAACCGATCCCGACAACGAGTGGGACGACTGGATGGAAGCTGCACTCTCGGGCGGGGAAACCGGTCGCCGTCTGGTCGAACCGTTCCTGGAAGAGGTCGGGCGTGTGCTCGCATCCAGCGGGTGTGTGCTCCTGCTCGTGAGCAGCCTCACCGACCGGGAGGTGGTCGAATCGATCGCGGCCGACGCAGGGTTCGAAACGGAGGCCGTCCGGGAGGAATCGTATCCCTTCGAGACCCTGTGGGTGTTGCGGCTGTTTCCTGTCGGACCGGACACGTCGTGA